A single genomic interval of Terriglobus albidus harbors:
- a CDS encoding multicopper oxidase family protein produces the protein MANRRSFLQSAFGLGAAFLSANKLCASTPQSAAEQLKRKRTRDRGAAFNVPVVTTDVGDLAYTMDGNTKVFHLVAEVVKRQIHPDKTLDLWGFNGSAPGPSIQVNQGDHVRVIFDNHLPEPTSIHWHGFEDTIQNDGQPAISQPPVKPGGRFVYEFDIHQEGTYFYHSHMAMQEMAGMLGAFIMHPKEPYRPHCDKDFLIHLQEYAVLPNNTVPNTMNMEFNWLVFNGKAAPASTPLIVRLGDRVRIRFVNLGMDHHPMHLHGHTFYTTGTEGGRIPEAGWWPGNTVLVGVAQARTVEFVANNPGDWMIHCHLPHHMMNQMSSVAGKMTRAAGMPAGGAMNTGMGMLTGEPGAPMGEGYGPALGRGLGGVGNANETPSTNGPLSQQKAMDAMPGMQHNMSEKQMADMASDVAQNANDVPNFPQDAYMEGPMMVMDEAVERPENYGLNAGWSGFMQGMMTFVRVLPPEKYDEVISRMKQANRPNDPYKTILERA, from the coding sequence ATGGCGAACCGCCGCTCGTTTCTGCAGAGCGCATTTGGCCTGGGAGCCGCTTTTCTTTCGGCGAACAAGCTATGCGCGTCCACACCTCAATCCGCCGCCGAACAGTTGAAGCGCAAGCGTACCCGCGACCGCGGTGCGGCCTTCAATGTCCCGGTCGTTACGACGGACGTTGGCGATCTTGCCTACACGATGGACGGCAATACCAAGGTCTTCCACCTTGTGGCTGAGGTCGTGAAGCGACAGATTCACCCGGATAAGACGCTCGATCTCTGGGGATTCAACGGCAGCGCACCTGGTCCTAGCATCCAGGTGAATCAGGGCGACCACGTCCGCGTTATCTTCGATAACCATCTGCCGGAGCCAACCTCCATCCACTGGCATGGATTTGAAGACACCATCCAGAACGACGGCCAGCCGGCGATCAGCCAGCCTCCGGTGAAACCTGGCGGACGATTCGTTTATGAGTTCGACATTCACCAGGAGGGCACGTACTTCTATCACTCCCACATGGCCATGCAGGAGATGGCCGGCATGCTTGGCGCCTTCATCATGCATCCGAAGGAGCCGTATCGCCCCCACTGCGACAAGGACTTCCTGATTCATCTGCAGGAGTATGCCGTCCTTCCGAATAACACCGTCCCCAACACCATGAACATGGAGTTCAACTGGCTGGTCTTCAACGGGAAGGCCGCTCCGGCATCGACTCCGCTGATCGTGCGGCTCGGCGACCGTGTGCGTATCCGCTTTGTCAATCTTGGGATGGATCATCATCCGATGCATCTGCATGGCCACACGTTCTACACCACAGGAACCGAAGGCGGACGTATCCCCGAGGCAGGTTGGTGGCCGGGCAACACGGTGCTGGTAGGTGTCGCTCAGGCCCGCACGGTGGAGTTTGTTGCGAATAATCCAGGCGACTGGATGATTCATTGCCACCTCCCACATCACATGATGAACCAGATGTCCTCCGTTGCTGGAAAGATGACGCGCGCCGCCGGAATGCCGGCAGGCGGCGCCATGAATACCGGAATGGGCATGCTGACGGGTGAGCCTGGCGCTCCGATGGGAGAGGGCTACGGCCCCGCTCTCGGCCGCGGTCTCGGTGGCGTTGGCAACGCGAACGAGACGCCATCCACTAACGGTCCTCTCTCTCAGCAAAAGGCGATGGATGCCATGCCCGGTATGCAGCACAACATGAGTGAGAAGCAGATGGCGGATATGGCGAGCGATGTGGCCCAGAATGCGAACGACGTTCCCAACTTCCCGCAGGACGCCTACATGGAAGGGCCAATGATGGTGATGGATGAGGCGGTGGAGCGGCCGGAGAACTACGGCCTCAATGCCGGATGGAGCGGCTTCATGCAGGGCATGATGACCTTTGTGCGAGTGTTGCCTCCGGAAAAATATGACGAAGTCATCTCGCGTATGAAGCAGGCGAACCGGCCCAACGATCCCTACAAAACCATTCTGGAGCGCGCCTGA
- a CDS encoding acyl-CoA thioesterase/bile acid-CoA:amino acid N-acyltransferase family protein produces MRTSSFLSVRASPGSVGRHSVWFQLALATVLLCGTNSRGQTLTIEPASTLVDHPVVIRAGGLTPGEAVSIRSELEDAAGHTWRADAQFIADETGSLDLSKSPALKGSYRGVSAMGLVWAMRSNGEAHIYQAPHNLGSQNIHFTLHSKTGDATAQLEQRSLDNGVHMVQVNGLLHGVLFLPSESIPMPAGEVSDGTSASAKRPALLVVGGSEGGTPVRRAAWLANHGYVTLALAYFHAPGLPDQLRDIPLEYFGSALHWLADRHEVDPERIGVVGASRGGELALELGSLYPILHAVVAFVPADVRVPACCDGGGGAAWTWHGRPLAYAGVQGYGKSPDLPAEIAVENTRGPILMISGKDDGVWPSSQMTARIESRLKEAHFRYEVERLDYPKAGHRAGAPEIAPAWTGALRHPVSGQPEELGGTPDGNANSGLDAAPRILAFLARSFSTKVPDTAAATVPSR; encoded by the coding sequence GTGCGCACGTCCTCTTTCTTGTCAGTACGTGCATCTCCGGGCAGCGTAGGCCGACACAGCGTATGGTTTCAGCTTGCGCTTGCCACTGTCCTGCTGTGCGGTACGAATAGCCGTGGGCAAACTCTAACCATCGAGCCCGCGAGTACTCTTGTCGATCACCCGGTGGTCATTCGTGCAGGAGGGCTCACGCCTGGAGAGGCGGTTTCGATTCGTTCGGAACTGGAAGATGCCGCCGGTCATACCTGGCGGGCGGACGCACAGTTTATTGCGGATGAAACCGGCTCACTGGATCTGTCGAAGTCGCCGGCGCTGAAGGGTAGTTACCGTGGAGTCTCTGCGATGGGGCTGGTTTGGGCGATGCGATCCAATGGCGAGGCGCATATCTATCAGGCTCCACACAATCTGGGGTCGCAGAATATCCATTTCACCCTGCATAGCAAGACGGGAGACGCGACCGCACAACTGGAGCAGCGCAGTCTGGATAACGGAGTGCACATGGTCCAGGTAAATGGATTGCTTCACGGCGTATTGTTTTTGCCGTCGGAGAGTATTCCAATGCCAGCCGGAGAGGTTTCCGACGGGACGTCCGCGAGTGCGAAGCGTCCTGCACTTCTGGTGGTCGGTGGATCAGAAGGTGGCACGCCGGTGCGCCGGGCAGCCTGGCTGGCGAACCATGGTTATGTAACTCTCGCTCTTGCCTACTTCCATGCGCCAGGACTCCCGGATCAATTGCGAGATATCCCGCTCGAATATTTTGGCAGCGCCCTGCACTGGCTCGCCGATCGTCACGAAGTCGATCCAGAACGGATAGGCGTTGTGGGAGCATCGCGAGGTGGAGAACTGGCGCTTGAGTTGGGCTCACTTTATCCAATTCTGCACGCGGTTGTGGCGTTCGTTCCGGCAGATGTGCGTGTGCCGGCTTGTTGCGACGGCGGCGGTGGCGCCGCCTGGACATGGCATGGACGGCCTTTGGCATATGCCGGCGTACAGGGATACGGTAAGTCTCCGGACCTGCCCGCTGAGATTGCTGTTGAGAATACTCGCGGCCCGATCCTGATGATCTCAGGCAAGGATGACGGAGTGTGGCCTTCGTCGCAGATGACCGCTAGGATTGAGTCACGCCTGAAAGAGGCACATTTCAGGTATGAGGTGGAACGGCTTGATTATCCAAAGGCCGGACATCGCGCCGGTGCTCCTGAGATTGCTCCGGCCTGGACCGGGGCATTGCGGCATCCCGTTTCCGGCCAGCCGGAAGAGCTTGGTGGGACTCCAGACGGCAATGCAAATTCGGGTCTGGATGCCGCACCTCGCATACTCGCATTCCTTGCAAGGTCATTCAGCACAAAGGTTCCAGATACTGCAGCTGCTACTGTTCCCAGCCGCTGA
- a CDS encoding MFS transporter produces the protein MRSDSANSQASGRVVLAATILGSSMAFLDGTVVNVALPALQNAFHASLADVQWVVEAYALLLAALLLVGGSLGDIFGRRKIYICGVVVFAAASAWCGLAQDIHMLIWARSLQGFGAALLVPGSLALITASFPPSTRGQAIGTWSGFSAITSAIGPVIGGWLIEHSTWRWVFFLNLPLALAVILLSARVPESRNVEISRRVDWLGALLVTLGLGGITYGLIELPSRALPNPRMIAAAIILGVLLLVAFVAVEYYSRAPMVSLTLFRSRNFTGANLLTLFLYAALGGLMFFFPMDLIQIQHYTATQAGAAFLPFVAIMFGLSRWAGGLVAHYGSRLPLTVGPLVAAGGIALFAIVPQNGSYWAAFFPPIVVMGLGMVISVAPLTTTVMNAVPDSESGLGSGVNNAVSRLAALLAVAAFGAVLATVFNHALDQHLSQLTMSPDVRAQVDAARPQLAAAHNPAPAVQYAITESFLSGYRSVIWIASALAVLSSLTAWLLIEPGRPSSADGVSS, from the coding sequence ATGAGAAGCGATAGCGCCAATTCGCAGGCGAGCGGACGCGTCGTCCTTGCGGCCACCATCCTGGGGTCGAGCATGGCGTTTCTTGACGGGACGGTGGTCAATGTTGCGCTTCCTGCGCTGCAGAATGCCTTCCACGCATCGCTCGCAGACGTGCAGTGGGTCGTAGAAGCGTACGCTCTTTTGCTGGCAGCGCTGCTTCTTGTCGGCGGTTCTCTGGGAGACATTTTCGGCCGTCGCAAGATCTATATCTGCGGAGTTGTTGTGTTCGCCGCCGCTTCTGCATGGTGCGGCCTGGCCCAGGACATCCACATGCTGATCTGGGCACGTTCCCTGCAGGGTTTTGGCGCGGCGCTGTTGGTGCCGGGAAGTCTGGCGCTAATCACAGCTTCTTTTCCGCCGAGTACGAGAGGGCAGGCTATTGGTACATGGTCCGGATTTTCCGCGATCACCTCCGCCATTGGTCCTGTCATCGGCGGCTGGTTGATTGAGCACTCCACGTGGCGCTGGGTCTTCTTTCTGAATCTTCCACTTGCGCTGGCAGTGATTCTGTTGTCCGCCAGAGTTCCGGAAAGCCGCAACGTTGAGATCTCGCGTCGTGTCGACTGGTTAGGCGCTCTCCTGGTCACGCTGGGGCTTGGCGGCATTACCTATGGCTTAATCGAGTTGCCCAGTCGGGCGCTCCCTAACCCCAGGATGATTGCAGCGGCCATCATCCTGGGAGTCCTTCTCCTGGTGGCGTTTGTCGCGGTTGAATATTACTCTAGGGCTCCCATGGTTTCGCTCACGCTGTTTCGCTCGCGAAACTTCACGGGTGCGAATCTGCTGACTCTATTCCTGTATGCAGCCCTCGGCGGGCTGATGTTCTTCTTCCCCATGGACCTGATCCAGATCCAGCACTACACAGCAACGCAGGCAGGAGCAGCATTTCTTCCCTTTGTGGCAATCATGTTCGGTCTTTCCCGCTGGGCTGGCGGTCTGGTAGCACACTACGGCTCTCGACTTCCGCTGACAGTTGGACCTCTGGTGGCAGCCGGTGGCATCGCCCTCTTCGCGATCGTTCCGCAGAATGGGAGTTACTGGGCCGCATTCTTCCCGCCCATCGTAGTTATGGGGCTGGGCATGGTGATCAGCGTCGCTCCTTTGACGACGACGGTCATGAACGCCGTTCCAGATTCCGAGTCCGGACTTGGCTCAGGAGTCAATAATGCGGTCTCGCGTTTGGCCGCTCTGCTTGCTGTGGCGGCCTTTGGCGCGGTTTTAGCAACGGTGTTCAACCATGCTCTCGATCAACATCTCTCCCAATTGACCATGAGTCCCGATGTTCGTGCGCAGGTCGACGCCGCCCGGCCGCAGTTGGCGGCAGCGCACAATCCAGCACCCGCAGTTCAGTATGCGATCACCGAATCGTTTCTAAGCGGCTACCGTTCGGTGATCTGGATCGCGTCGGCACTTGCGGTGTTGAGTTCGCTTACGGCGTGGCTGCTGATCGAGCCGGGTAGGCCCTCGTCTGCAGATGGCGTCTCCTCATGA
- a CDS encoding alpha/beta fold hydrolase — protein MSTIKVKDGTTIYYKDWGSGPVVTFSHGWPLNSDAWDAQLYFLAENGFRVVAHDRRGHGRSSQAWSGNDMNGYADDLAAVIEALDLKDATLVGHSTGGGEVARYIGRHGTKRVAAAVLIAAVPPIMVKSATNPEGIPIEVFDQLRSSLKKDRSQFYQDFALPFYGANRPGANVSQGTLDQFWLWSMQGGLKNIYDCIKAFSETDFTEDLKKFDVPTLIIHGEDDQIVPINDTGRKSAKLIKGAKEIYYPGLPHGLTATNAEQVNTDLLEFLKPVRKARRAA, from the coding sequence ATGAGCACGATCAAGGTAAAAGACGGCACAACCATTTACTACAAGGACTGGGGCAGCGGCCCGGTTGTCACGTTTTCCCATGGATGGCCGCTGAACTCCGATGCATGGGATGCGCAACTGTACTTCCTCGCAGAGAATGGATTCCGCGTGGTGGCGCATGACCGGCGCGGTCACGGGCGGTCCAGCCAGGCATGGTCTGGGAATGACATGAACGGATATGCCGACGATCTGGCGGCTGTGATTGAGGCACTTGATCTGAAGGATGCCACTCTGGTCGGCCACTCGACGGGAGGAGGAGAAGTTGCACGCTACATCGGCCGGCACGGCACAAAGAGGGTTGCCGCCGCGGTCCTGATCGCCGCTGTGCCGCCGATCATGGTGAAGTCTGCTACTAATCCCGAAGGCATTCCGATCGAGGTCTTCGACCAGTTACGCAGCAGCCTCAAGAAAGATCGTTCGCAGTTTTACCAAGACTTTGCTTTACCGTTCTATGGAGCCAACCGGCCAGGAGCAAACGTCTCTCAGGGCACGCTGGATCAGTTCTGGTTGTGGAGCATGCAGGGCGGTCTTAAGAATATCTACGATTGCATCAAGGCATTCTCTGAGACCGACTTTACCGAAGACCTCAAGAAGTTCGATGTGCCGACGCTGATTATTCACGGCGAGGACGACCAGATCGTGCCAATCAACGATACCGGGCGGAAGTCAGCCAAGCTCATCAAAGGTGCGAAGGAAATCTACTATCCTGGCCTGCCGCATGGCCTTACAGCTACAAATGCAGAGCAGGTCAATACCGACCTTCTCGAGTTCCTGAAGCCGGTCCGTAAGGCTCGCAGAGCAGCCTGA
- a CDS encoding cupin domain-containing protein, with the protein MTFAKLILCLAWFTPGLLVAQQAQVSELMSRDLKDINKEGLMITVVYPPGSSDPAHRHYAHAFVYVLEGSIIMQVKGGKEVTLTPGQTFYEGPDDIHSVGRNASKTKPAKFVVFLVKEKGAPVLTPVN; encoded by the coding sequence ATGACGTTCGCAAAGCTGATCTTGTGCCTGGCGTGGTTCACACCGGGCTTACTGGTGGCACAGCAAGCCCAGGTCTCGGAGCTGATGTCGAGGGATCTGAAAGACATTAACAAAGAAGGTCTGATGATCACAGTGGTGTACCCGCCGGGAAGTTCGGATCCTGCACACCGCCACTATGCGCATGCGTTTGTCTATGTGCTGGAAGGCTCGATCATCATGCAGGTCAAGGGCGGCAAAGAAGTAACTCTGACGCCTGGGCAGACCTTCTATGAAGGTCCGGATGACATTCACTCCGTCGGCCGCAACGCCAGCAAGACCAAACCGGCAAAGTTCGTGGTCTTCCTCGTGAAAGAGAAGGGCGCTCCGGTACTGACACCTGTGAACTAA
- a CDS encoding SDR family oxidoreductase, with translation MKIVVIGGTGLIGSKLVSKLREHGHEAVPASPNSGVNTLTGEGLAEVLKGASVVVDVSNSPSFEEAEAMKFFTTATNNLIRYEKDAGVRHHVALSVVGTDRIAQKKPSDAEKTIRGYFRAKLMQEKLIAESSIPYSIVHATQFFEFVKSIADASTVGTTVRVAPVLIQPMAADDVASAVGRVAVGPAINGIVEVGGPQQFRLDEFVRQGLSARNDSRTVVADPAAGYFGVEVDERALVPANNARLGEIRFDTWLKESAKPAAHAAA, from the coding sequence ATGAAAATCGTAGTGATTGGCGGAACCGGCCTTATCGGATCCAAGCTTGTCAGCAAGCTTCGTGAGCACGGGCACGAGGCCGTACCAGCATCACCCAATTCAGGTGTCAACACGCTCACCGGCGAGGGGCTCGCTGAGGTTCTGAAGGGCGCTTCGGTGGTCGTTGATGTATCGAACTCTCCTTCCTTCGAGGAGGCGGAGGCGATGAAGTTCTTTACCACTGCTACCAACAACCTCATTCGGTATGAGAAGGACGCGGGCGTTCGGCATCATGTTGCGTTGTCAGTTGTCGGAACCGATCGCATCGCTCAGAAAAAGCCGTCCGACGCGGAGAAGACGATTCGCGGATACTTCCGTGCGAAGCTGATGCAGGAGAAGCTCATCGCCGAATCTTCGATTCCATATTCCATCGTTCACGCGACCCAGTTCTTTGAGTTCGTCAAGAGCATCGCCGACGCTTCTACCGTCGGAACGACCGTTCGTGTAGCGCCGGTGCTCATTCAGCCCATGGCGGCCGACGATGTTGCAAGTGCCGTCGGCAGAGTTGCCGTTGGCCCCGCGATAAACGGCATTGTCGAAGTCGGAGGCCCACAACAGTTCCGTCTCGACGAGTTTGTCCGGCAGGGTCTCAGCGCTCGTAACGATTCACGCACAGTCGTCGCCGATCCCGCCGCCGGTTATTTCGGAGTGGAAGTCGATGAGCGCGCGTTGGTTCCCGCCAACAACGCCCGGCTTGGCGAAATTCGCTTCGATACCTGGCTTAAAGAGTCCGCGAAGCCGGCCGCGCACGCAGCCGCTTAG
- a CDS encoding TMEM175 family protein, producing the protein MTAGRLEAFSDGVIAIIITIMVLELKVPHGGGLENLRPLLPVFLSYVLSFIYVGIYWNNHHHLFHLCRAVTGGVLWANLHLLFWLSLLPFATGWMGENHFTNVPTALYGGVLSMAAVAYYVLQQAIIRSQGQDSLLRQAIGSDWKGKLSLLLYPLAVLTTLYSSWIAQAIFVIAALIWLIPDRRIEKRLTV; encoded by the coding sequence ATGACCGCAGGAAGGCTGGAAGCATTCAGCGATGGAGTCATCGCAATCATTATCACGATCATGGTGCTGGAGTTGAAGGTGCCGCATGGGGGCGGTCTTGAGAATCTGAGGCCGCTGCTGCCTGTGTTTCTGAGCTACGTCCTGAGCTTTATCTACGTCGGCATTTACTGGAACAACCATCATCATCTGTTTCACCTGTGCAGGGCAGTGACAGGTGGTGTCCTCTGGGCCAACTTGCACCTCCTGTTCTGGCTCTCCTTGCTTCCGTTTGCTACCGGATGGATGGGCGAGAACCACTTCACCAACGTGCCCACAGCGCTCTACGGCGGAGTACTATCTATGGCTGCGGTCGCCTATTACGTTCTCCAGCAGGCAATCATTCGCTCGCAAGGGCAGGATTCACTTTTACGGCAGGCCATCGGGAGTGATTGGAAAGGGAAGCTGTCGCTACTGCTGTATCCGCTGGCCGTTCTGACAACGCTCTATTCCTCATGGATTGCCCAGGCGATCTTTGTGATTGCGGCTCTGATCTGGCTGATTCCGGACCGGCGCATCGAAAAGCGTCTCACCGTATGA
- a CDS encoding Rieske (2Fe-2S) protein, producing MEIKSQLADTTSSSTQTEALKGNQFHVKDVPAGSSLLVGDAVVFNAAGSFCATQAKCPHKQGPLNEGSFDGSTVTCPWHGSQFNVCSGAVLRGPAVDALKTYSVVVVEGEIGRVEAV from the coding sequence GCAGTTGGCGGACACCACAAGCTCTTCCACGCAAACCGAAGCCCTGAAAGGGAACCAGTTCCATGTCAAAGACGTGCCCGCGGGTTCGTCCCTGCTGGTTGGCGATGCCGTTGTGTTTAACGCTGCAGGGAGTTTCTGCGCGACGCAGGCGAAATGCCCACACAAGCAGGGGCCTCTGAACGAAGGCAGCTTCGATGGATCAACCGTGACATGCCCGTGGCATGGTTCCCAGTTCAATGTCTGCTCCGGAGCAGTCTTGCGCGGCCCTGCTGTAGATGCACTTAAGACATATAGCGTCGTGGTTGTGGAAGGCGAGATCGGACGGGTGGAGGCTGTTTAG